The following proteins are encoded in a genomic region of Streptococcus cristatus AS 1.3089:
- a CDS encoding type II toxin-antitoxin system RelE/ParE family toxin, translating into MHNIYFYKDKNGNEPVLDYMRELASKKGKDSRIKLNKINDYIELLSQHGTRAGEPYIKHLDAEIWELRPLRDRVLFVAWIDGSFVLLHHFMKKTQKTPKREIEQAKRELEDLKERGLDNEK; encoded by the coding sequence GTGCATAATATCTATTTTTACAAGGATAAGAACGGTAATGAGCCTGTTTTAGATTATATGCGAGAGCTTGCCAGTAAAAAGGGAAAAGATAGTAGAATTAAACTCAATAAAATCAATGATTATATTGAGTTGTTAAGCCAGCATGGAACACGCGCAGGTGAGCCATATATTAAGCATTTAGATGCTGAAATTTGGGAACTTAGACCACTAAGGGATAGGGTTTTATTTGTTGCTTGGATTGATGGCAGTTTCGTTTTATTGCATCATTTTATGAAAAAGACACAGAAGACTCCAAAGAGAGAAATTGAACAAGCCAAGCGTGAATTAGAAGATTTAAAAGAAAGAGGGCTAGATAATGAAAAATAG
- a CDS encoding ATP-binding protein, with the protein MELLNTDQLNEKIKVTDELCPTHQINLVQFQKPDGYTSPYCMECTKENIKRTELEGVEKALGHDLDYSTYDVLARESTVSNELREASFSTFKAETKEEHEAKEFAIKQAKQYLNGMTGNTLIMGNPGTGKSHLCYSMAKAINEGYKAKNEPKSILFVSIAEIVTRIQSGWQYRQSDFTEYDALKLLTEVDYLFIDDLGTESVMNSRKDEANNWVQTFLFKIFDKRETTIINTNHNGKELAKIYNDKLVSRIGKRSEGNVYNMIDIEDKRMKRNF; encoded by the coding sequence ATGGAATTACTGAATACAGACCAGCTAAACGAAAAAATAAAGGTCACTGATGAGCTTTGCCCAACTCATCAGATTAACCTGGTACAGTTCCAAAAGCCAGATGGTTATACATCGCCTTACTGTATGGAATGTACTAAGGAGAACATTAAACGAACGGAGTTAGAGGGCGTAGAAAAAGCCCTAGGGCATGATCTGGACTATTCAACCTATGATGTGCTAGCGCGTGAAAGTACGGTGTCAAATGAGCTAAGAGAGGCCTCTTTTAGCACTTTCAAAGCTGAGACAAAAGAGGAACATGAGGCCAAGGAGTTTGCTATTAAGCAAGCTAAACAGTACCTAAACGGTATGACAGGAAACACGCTGATTATGGGCAATCCTGGCACTGGCAAAAGCCATTTATGCTATTCCATGGCCAAAGCCATCAACGAGGGTTATAAGGCTAAGAATGAGCCTAAGAGCATCCTCTTTGTCAGCATTGCTGAAATCGTCACGCGCATTCAGTCAGGCTGGCAGTATAGGCAGAGTGATTTTACAGAGTATGATGCCTTGAAGCTGCTGACTGAGGTTGACTATCTCTTTATTGACGATTTAGGTACAGAAAGCGTTATGAATAGCCGAAAAGATGAGGCTAATAACTGGGTACAGACCTTTCTTTTCAAGATTTTTGATAAGCGGGAAACAACTATCATCAACACTAATCACAACGGCAAAGAGCTGGCCAAGATTTATAACGACAAGCTAGTCAGTCGAATTGGGAAACGATCAGAGGGGAATGTATATAACATGATAGACATCGAAGACAAGAGGATGAAGCGGAATTTTTAG
- a CDS encoding efflux RND transporter periplasmic adaptor subunit, which produces MFERKKMNRKTIILGSTVILACAGLGGYVLLNQVNQKQAMQMVDNKIDSLTVQDAVNNSKKTSLVLSGEVVANNSSKVKIDPSKGEVKEVFVKNGDTVTQGQPLFSYVTSQELTAQSAQYDAQAKANGITTAQTSASIKWETYNRKLASLNALRNKYNSSKDESLLDQIKSAEDELAQALSDAKTADNEVTNAQIEAEKAQVTAQTESDRMKYDTVTADTAGTITSMNEDLPTQSKAKKEEETFIEIMDKSKTLVKGTVSEFDREKLSVGQRVDIVDRKDPKKRWSGTVTQVGTLTTANAGNSNGGNKQQENPNQGKFPYTVELDQGGEMPLVGSHSYVNVVENAPEAGKVVVNKAYTFSKNGKTYVWKVEGKKVKMKEVKTKKVSDRLVEITEGLTMQDTISTPREGMKDGMEVGQNVKA; this is translated from the coding sequence ATGTTTGAAAGAAAAAAAATGAATCGTAAAACCATAATATTGGGCAGCACGGTCATTCTCGCTTGTGCTGGGCTGGGAGGCTATGTACTTCTCAATCAGGTTAATCAAAAACAGGCCATGCAAATGGTTGATAATAAGATTGATTCTCTGACGGTCCAGGATGCTGTCAATAACAGTAAAAAAACAAGCCTGGTTTTATCTGGAGAAGTAGTTGCTAACAATAGCAGTAAGGTCAAAATTGACCCATCTAAAGGTGAAGTTAAAGAAGTATTTGTCAAAAATGGCGATACTGTTACGCAAGGGCAGCCCCTCTTTTCCTATGTTACCTCTCAGGAATTGACAGCCCAGTCTGCTCAGTATGATGCTCAAGCTAAGGCTAACGGCATTACGACTGCTCAAACCAGCGCATCAATCAAATGGGAAACTTATAACCGTAAGCTGGCTAGTCTTAATGCACTTCGGAATAAATACAATTCTAGTAAGGATGAGTCTCTCTTGGATCAGATAAAATCTGCTGAAGATGAGCTGGCTCAAGCGCTCAGTGACGCAAAGACTGCTGACAATGAAGTAACGAATGCTCAGATTGAGGCTGAAAAGGCTCAGGTGACCGCTCAGACGGAATCAGACCGTATGAAATATGATACCGTGACAGCTGATACAGCGGGAACTATTACCTCTATGAACGAAGACTTACCGACTCAGTCCAAGGCTAAAAAGGAAGAAGAAACCTTTATCGAAATCATGGATAAGTCTAAGACTTTGGTAAAAGGGACTGTCAGCGAATTTGACCGTGAGAAGCTGAGCGTGGGTCAGAGAGTAGATATCGTAGACCGCAAGGATCCTAAGAAGCGCTGGAGTGGCACCGTCACTCAGGTCGGCACCTTGACAACTGCAAATGCTGGAAATAGCAATGGTGGAAATAAACAACAGGAAAACCCCAACCAAGGTAAGTTCCCTTATACTGTCGAGCTGGATCAGGGTGGTGAAATGCCACTTGTAGGCTCCCATTCTTATGTCAATGTCGTAGAAAATGCTCCTGAAGCCGGCAAGGTTGTTGTTAATAAAGCCTATACTTTCAGTAAAAATGGCAAGACCTATGTCTGGAAGGTAGAGGGCAAAAAGGTGAAAATGAAGGAAGTTAAGACCAAGAAAGTTTCTGACCGTTTGGTAGAGATTACAGAAGGTCTGACTATGCAGGATACCATTTCGACACCTAGAGAAGGCATGAAAGACGGGATGGAGGTAGGACAGAATGTTAAAGCTTAA
- the eno gene encoding surface-displayed alpha-enolase → MSIITDVYAREVLDSRGNPTLEVEVYTESGAFGRGMVPSGASTGEHEAVELRDGDKSRYGGLGTQKAVDNVNNVIAEAIIGYDVRDQQAIDRAMIALDGTPNKGKLGANAILGVSIAVARAAADYLEIPLYSYLGGFNTKVLPTPMMNIINGGSHSDAPIAFQEFMIVPAGAPSFKEALRWGAEIFHALKKILKSRGLETAVGDEGGFAPRFEGTEDGVETIIAAIEAAGYVPGKDVFIGFDCASSEFYDKERKVYDYTKFEGEGAAVRTAAEQIDYLEELVNKYPIITIEDGMDENDWDGWKALTERLGGKVQLVGDDFFVTNTSYLEKGIAEGAANSILIKVNQIGTLTETFDAIEMAKEAGYTAVVSHRSGETEDSTIADIAVATNAGQIKTGSLSRTDRIAKYNQLLRIEDQLGEVAEYRGLKSFYNLKK, encoded by the coding sequence ATGTCAATTATTACTGATGTTTACGCTCGCGAAGTCCTCGACTCACGCGGTAACCCAACACTTGAAGTAGAAGTTTATACTGAATCAGGTGCTTTCGGACGTGGTATGGTTCCTTCAGGAGCTTCTACTGGTGAACACGAAGCAGTTGAACTTCGTGATGGTGACAAATCTCGTTACGGCGGTCTTGGTACACAAAAAGCAGTTGACAACGTGAACAACGTTATCGCTGAAGCTATTATCGGTTACGATGTACGTGACCAACAAGCTATCGACCGTGCAATGATCGCTTTGGACGGTACTCCAAACAAAGGTAAATTGGGTGCGAACGCAATCCTTGGTGTGTCTATCGCTGTAGCTCGTGCTGCTGCTGACTACCTTGAAATCCCACTTTACAGCTACCTTGGTGGATTCAACACTAAAGTTCTTCCAACTCCAATGATGAACATCATCAATGGTGGTTCTCACTCAGACGCTCCAATCGCTTTCCAAGAATTCATGATCGTACCTGCTGGTGCACCATCATTCAAAGAAGCTCTTCGTTGGGGTGCTGAAATCTTCCACGCTCTTAAGAAAATCCTTAAATCTCGTGGTTTGGAAACTGCTGTTGGTGACGAAGGTGGATTTGCTCCTCGTTTCGAAGGAACTGAAGATGGCGTAGAAACTATCATTGCTGCGATCGAAGCTGCTGGTTATGTTCCAGGTAAAGACGTATTTATCGGATTTGACTGTGCTTCATCAGAATTCTACGATAAAGAACGTAAAGTATACGACTACACTAAATTCGAAGGTGAAGGAGCTGCTGTACGTACTGCTGCAGAACAAATCGACTACCTTGAAGAATTGGTAAACAAATACCCAATCATCACTATCGAAGATGGTATGGACGAAAACGACTGGGATGGTTGGAAAGCTCTTACTGAACGTCTTGGTGGTAAAGTTCAATTGGTTGGTGACGACTTCTTCGTAACAAACACTTCTTACCTTGAAAAAGGTATCGCAGAAGGCGCTGCTAACTCAATCCTTATCAAAGTTAACCAAATCGGTACTCTTACTGAAACATTCGACGCTATTGAAATGGCGAAAGAAGCTGGTTACACTGCCGTTGTATCACACCGTTCAGGTGAAACTGAAGATTCAACAATCGCTGACATCGCAGTTGCAACTAACGCAGGTCAAATCAAGACTGGTTCACTTTCACGTACAGACCGTATTGCTAAATACAACCAATTGCTTCGTATCGAAGATCAACTTGGTGAAGTTGCTGAATACCGTGGATTGAAATCATTCTACAACTTGAAAAAATAA
- the serB gene encoding phosphoserine phosphatase SerB: MKTVKGLLVMDVDSTLIMEEGIDLLGEEAGVGQQVAAITERAMRGELDFEAALRERVSLLAGLPETIFSRIADKIHFTPGAKKLVDELHARGYKIGLVSGGFHETVDRLAEQLGIDYVKANRLEIENGFLTGYVLGDIVSKDTKVQMLKAWAQENNLELNQTIAIGDGANDLPMIQTAGIGIAFNAKPIVREQAPYQINVYDLYQVIDILDAKEK; this comes from the coding sequence ATGAAAACAGTCAAAGGTTTGTTAGTCATGGATGTAGATAGCACTCTAATTATGGAAGAGGGCATTGATTTGTTGGGCGAGGAAGCTGGAGTTGGGCAGCAAGTGGCTGCTATCACTGAGCGAGCTATGCGCGGGGAATTGGATTTCGAGGCAGCTTTGCGAGAGAGAGTTTCACTTTTAGCAGGGCTTCCAGAAACTATCTTTTCTCGGATAGCTGACAAGATTCATTTCACGCCTGGTGCTAAAAAATTAGTAGATGAGCTGCATGCGCGTGGTTACAAGATTGGCTTGGTTTCAGGTGGTTTTCATGAAACGGTGGATAGGCTGGCTGAGCAGCTAGGAATTGACTATGTAAAGGCCAATCGCTTAGAAATAGAGAATGGCTTCCTGACGGGTTATGTTCTGGGAGACATTGTTAGTAAAGATACTAAAGTTCAGATGCTGAAAGCATGGGCTCAAGAAAATAATTTGGAATTAAATCAAACCATTGCTATTGGGGATGGAGCCAATGATTTGCCTATGATTCAAACAGCAGGCATCGGAATTGCTTTTAATGCCAAGCCAATTGTAAGAGAGCAAGCGCCCTATCAAATCAATGTTTATGACCTCTATCAAGTAATTGACATTTTAGATGCGAAGGAAAAATAG
- a CDS encoding DUF1694 domain-containing protein, protein MTDLNNIIMEKSQGNAKLNPDEQRKFLETFEERVIGYCSISDANSTLLKQHFKEIVEKITKSYYPVTVKISPEVISSQQVFYLKTAKDLGCEATIVSAFCQSSPFGLVIHSDRPVTVEDKDLSKQFADVLHPAESKPSPRKKTSLWKKMFHK, encoded by the coding sequence ATGACAGATCTAAATAATATTATCATGGAAAAATCTCAGGGAAATGCTAAGCTCAATCCTGATGAACAGCGCAAATTTCTGGAAACTTTTGAAGAGCGGGTAATTGGCTACTGCTCTATTTCTGATGCAAATTCTACTCTCCTAAAGCAGCATTTTAAAGAAATAGTTGAGAAGATCACTAAAAGCTACTATCCTGTCACAGTCAAAATATCGCCTGAAGTCATATCCAGCCAGCAGGTTTTCTACCTAAAAACCGCCAAAGACTTAGGCTGCGAGGCCACCATCGTCTCTGCTTTTTGCCAATCCTCTCCTTTCGGTTTGGTTATCCATAGTGATCGTCCTGTGACCGTGGAAGACAAGGATTTGAGCAAGCAATTTGCCGACGTCCTCCATCCAGCAGAGAGTAAACCATCTCCCCGCAAGAAAACTTCCCTTTGGAAAAAAATGTTTCATAAATGA
- a CDS encoding DnaD domain protein, whose translation MFIKRLKTVPGGYTMTVIYIRLMLESLESDCILYYEGYFNNLKEELALKLDVSEDDIDMTMAYFTKCGLIQIDEDKNAELPQAKAMVMSETNWASYKREQRKKGKLEEVQPSLTFSNSCPTEIEIEKELEKELEEEIEKKFPTAEISNYYQTRIGIIDGQQYQILTDYLTLDGMELEVIKTAIDKAADNSKRSFSYINSILKNWRQNGIKTMVQVEDEQRQFQQKKQGQSDDVIQDPFIY comes from the coding sequence ATCTTTATCAAGAGACTAAAGACGGTACCTGGTGGGTACACTATGACAGTGATTTATATTAGGCTCATGCTAGAGAGCTTGGAAAGTGACTGTATTTTATACTATGAGGGCTACTTTAACAATCTCAAGGAAGAGTTAGCCCTAAAACTAGATGTATCAGAAGATGACATAGATATGACTATGGCGTACTTTACAAAATGTGGTTTAATTCAGATTGACGAAGATAAAAACGCAGAACTGCCACAGGCTAAAGCTATGGTTATGAGTGAAACAAACTGGGCGAGTTATAAACGTGAACAACGAAAAAAAGGAAAATTGGAAGAAGTCCAACCATCTTTGACATTTTCCAACTCATGTCCAACAGAGATAGAGATAGAGAAAGAGTTAGAGAAAGAGTTAGAAGAAGAGATAGAGAAAAAATTTCCTACTGCTGAAATCTCTAACTACTACCAAACCCGTATAGGGATTATAGACGGACAACAGTATCAGATATTGACCGACTATCTCACGCTTGACGGTATGGAGCTAGAGGTTATCAAGACTGCCATAGACAAGGCTGCAGATAACAGCAAGCGATCTTTTAGCTATATCAATTCAATACTCAAGAACTGGAGACAGAACGGTATTAAAACCATGGTACAAGTTGAAGATGAACAGAGACAGTTTCAGCAAAAGAAACAAGGTCAGTCTGATGACGTTATTCAAGACCCGTTTATCTACTGA
- a CDS encoding helix-turn-helix domain-containing protein has protein sequence MGSQSNRLKELRQKQGVSLGKLSTELKENYQFSLSPSQLMYYENGKRQPRNSETWKILANYFGVSVGYLLGFTENPKQYDDEQINDQYANWGVILTSSKSRDKEDEEQLYFKRFVQYIKTNHMLLSDTEIKSIYKLLISMDLSNSNNLKGKLFKDALNKDFHQYEDDYIQNYSILLDDRYEKPENEMMLDVYLKELKIDIGIDGIISILKPFAEKNHESMGDNN, from the coding sequence ATGGGAAGTCAATCAAATAGATTGAAAGAATTGCGACAAAAGCAAGGTGTTTCGCTGGGAAAACTTAGTACTGAATTGAAAGAAAACTATCAATTTTCTCTTTCACCTAGTCAACTAATGTACTATGAGAATGGTAAACGCCAGCCTAGAAACTCAGAGACTTGGAAAATTTTAGCTAACTATTTTGGAGTATCGGTAGGGTATCTCTTAGGTTTCACTGAAAACCCAAAACAATATGATGATGAACAAATTAACGATCAATATGCAAATTGGGGGGTAATTTTAACCAGTTCAAAATCAAGAGACAAAGAAGATGAAGAACAATTATACTTTAAACGTTTTGTGCAATATATTAAAACCAATCACATGTTACTTTCAGATACAGAAATAAAATCTATCTATAAGCTATTGATATCTATGGATCTAAGTAACTCTAATAATCTCAAAGGAAAACTATTTAAAGATGCTTTAAATAAAGATTTTCATCAATATGAAGATGATTATATACAGAATTACAGTATCTTGCTTGATGATCGATACGAAAAACCTGAAAATGAAATGATGCTTGATGTCTATCTCAAAGAACTAAAGATAGATATTGGTATAGATGGAATAATTTCTATCTTGAAACCTTTTGCAGAAAAGAATCACGAAAGTATGGGAGACAACAACTAA
- a CDS encoding helix-turn-helix domain-containing protein, which produces MKNSAIGSNWKDVRAELFSKEEILESDMRVAIMSELIEARNEKGISQKKLEELSGVSQPVIARMETGKTSPQLDTVLKVLASLGKTLAVVPLEHEQA; this is translated from the coding sequence ATGAAAAATAGTGCGATCGGCAGCAATTGGAAAGATGTTAGAGCTGAGCTTTTTAGCAAAGAGGAGATTTTAGAAAGTGATATGCGCGTGGCTATCATGAGCGAGCTTATCGAGGCCAGAAATGAGAAGGGAATAAGCCAAAAGAAATTGGAGGAATTAAGTGGTGTAAGTCAGCCTGTCATTGCTAGAATGGAAACAGGTAAGACAAGCCCGCAACTGGACACGGTGCTAAAAGTATTAGCAAGTCTGGGAAAAACTTTAGCAGTGGTACCTTTAGAACATGAACAGGCATAG
- a CDS encoding tyrosine-type recombinase/integrase yields the protein MNIKEKIKKNGQRVYYASVYIGVDQLTGKKARTTVTATTKKGVKAKARDAINAFAANGYTVKDKPTITTYNELVKVWWDSYKNTVKPNTRQSMEGVVRVHLLPVFGDYKLSKLTTPILQQQVNKWADKANKAEKGAFANYSLLHNMNKRILKYGVTIQVIQYNPANDVIVPRKQQKEKAAVKYLDNKELKPFLDYLDTLDQSNYENLFDVVLYKTLLATGCRISEALALEWSDIDLESGVISINKTLNRYQEINSPKSNAGYRDIPIDNATLLLLKQYKNRQQIQSWQLGRSETVVFSVFTEKYAYACNLRKRLNKHFKAAGVTNVSFHGFRHTHTTMMLYAQASPKDVQYRLGHSNLMITENTYWHTNQENAKKAVSNYETAISNL from the coding sequence ATGAATATCAAAGAAAAAATCAAAAAGAATGGCCAAAGAGTTTATTATGCTAGTGTTTATATAGGCGTTGACCAACTAACGGGCAAAAAAGCCCGTACAACTGTTACAGCAACCACTAAAAAGGGAGTTAAAGCAAAAGCGCGTGATGCTATCAATGCTTTTGCTGCTAACGGATATACAGTTAAAGACAAGCCGACAATTACAACATACAATGAGCTTGTAAAAGTTTGGTGGGATAGTTATAAGAATACAGTTAAGCCAAATACTCGACAATCTATGGAGGGGGTGGTTAGAGTACATTTATTGCCCGTATTTGGCGATTATAAGCTCTCTAAACTCACTACGCCTATTCTTCAGCAGCAAGTAAACAAATGGGCTGACAAGGCAAATAAAGCCGAAAAAGGGGCATTTGCTAACTACTCCTTGCTCCATAACATGAATAAGCGTATTTTGAAATATGGCGTAACTATCCAGGTAATACAATACAACCCAGCTAATGATGTCATCGTTCCACGCAAACAGCAAAAAGAAAAGGCTGCTGTCAAATACTTAGACAACAAAGAATTAAAACCGTTTCTCGATTATTTAGACACTCTGGATCAATCAAATTATGAGAACTTATTTGATGTTGTCCTGTATAAGACTTTACTGGCCACTGGATGCCGAATAAGTGAGGCTCTAGCTCTTGAATGGTCTGATATTGACCTAGAAAGCGGTGTTATAAGTATCAATAAGACACTAAATCGCTATCAAGAAATAAACTCTCCTAAATCAAATGCTGGTTATCGTGATATACCAATAGACAACGCCACGTTACTTTTACTGAAACAATACAAAAACCGTCAACAAATTCAATCATGGCAACTAGGCCGATCTGAAACGGTTGTATTCTCTGTATTTACAGAAAAATATGCCTATGCTTGTAACTTACGAAAGCGCCTTAATAAGCATTTTAAGGCTGCAGGAGTAACTAACGTATCATTTCATGGTTTCCGCCATACACATACTACTATGATGCTCTATGCTCAAGCTAGCCCGAAAGATGTTCAGTACAGATTAGGTCATTCTAATTTGATGATCACTGAAAATACTTATTGGCATACTAACCAAGAAAACGCAAAAAAAGCTGTCTCAAATTATGAAACAGCTATCAGCAATTTATAA
- a CDS encoding lactonase family protein gives MTQTVYFGTYTRRDSKGIYKADFDTEKGELSNLELVAEEPSPTYLAFDQAGHLYTVGAKDGQGGIAAYDQEGQLLNHVVEEGAPLCYVAVDEERGLVYGANYHKGQVLVYKQQEDGSLKLADSDTHVGQGPHANQASAHVHYTDLTPDQYLITCDLGTDQVTTYDVTEAGQLNKLATYACAAGAGARHLVFHNHYKIAYLICELNSTIEVLIYDGVGQFEHMQTVSTLPEGFKDFNGTAAIRLSADGKFLYGSNRGHDSIAVYQILADGSLQLLEITPTKGNNPRDFNITPDQNYLIAVHQDSDNATVFKRDPETGRLTEISHDFYVPEAVCVTFR, from the coding sequence ATGACTCAAACAGTTTATTTTGGAACATATACCCGACGAGATTCCAAAGGAATTTATAAGGCGGATTTTGATACTGAAAAGGGAGAACTCTCAAACTTAGAATTAGTAGCCGAAGAACCAAGCCCAACTTACCTAGCCTTTGACCAAGCTGGTCATCTATACACTGTTGGCGCAAAAGATGGGCAAGGTGGGATTGCTGCCTATGACCAAGAGGGGCAGCTGCTCAATCATGTGGTTGAAGAAGGCGCTCCGCTTTGCTATGTCGCTGTAGATGAGGAGAGAGGACTCGTTTACGGAGCAAATTACCACAAGGGGCAAGTGCTGGTCTACAAGCAGCAAGAAGATGGCAGCCTAAAACTGGCTGATTCAGACACTCATGTCGGTCAAGGACCTCATGCCAATCAAGCCTCTGCCCATGTCCACTACACTGACTTGACACCTGATCAATATCTGATTACCTGTGACCTCGGAACAGACCAAGTCACCACCTACGATGTGACAGAAGCTGGGCAATTAAACAAATTAGCTACTTACGCATGTGCTGCTGGGGCTGGGGCACGCCACCTTGTCTTTCATAACCACTACAAAATCGCCTACCTTATCTGCGAATTAAACTCTACCATCGAAGTATTGATTTACGATGGCGTTGGTCAGTTTGAACACATGCAGACCGTCTCAACTCTCCCAGAAGGATTTAAAGATTTTAACGGAACTGCGGCCATCCGCCTTTCAGCAGACGGTAAATTCCTCTATGGCTCTAACCGTGGCCATGACTCAATAGCTGTGTATCAAATTCTAGCTGATGGAAGTTTACAGCTCCTTGAAATCACTCCAACAAAGGGCAACAATCCACGCGATTTCAACATCACACCTGACCAAAACTACCTCATCGCTGTTCACCAAGACTCGGACAATGCAACTGTTTTCAAACGCGATCCTGAAACAGGCCGATTAACAGAAATTTCTCATGATTTCTATGTGCCAGAAGCAGTCTGCGTAACCTTCCGATGA
- a CDS encoding glycerate kinase, with protein sequence MHILLAPDSFKESLSAVQVAEALKEGFSQALPEATFDLLPIGDGGEGTVASLISAMKLKEFCHWVTGPFGQPVEMKYARQDQLALFEMADLVGLALIPREKRNPLGLETRGLGELILHLAENGVRKILVGVGGSATNDGGIGLAASLGYEFFDENNHRLRPIGSSLGRVARISAERVPTCLDDIEIEILTDVSNPLCGQQGATQVFGRQKGLSEWLLSSVDQEMRKFYELANPQIFTQAGAGAGGGMAAGLVTFAKGKVVSGIDTCLDLLDFDRRVKEADLVVVGEGRMDKQSLAGKAPVGVARRTPKEIPVLAICGSLAADLPPFPRENIQAAFPIISQVADLDETLAQARENLVRTARNIGNLLAIKKRLGQKS encoded by the coding sequence ATGCATATCTTGTTAGCACCAGATTCTTTTAAGGAAAGTTTGTCTGCCGTTCAGGTGGCAGAAGCCTTGAAAGAAGGTTTTTCCCAAGCCTTGCCAGAGGCGACTTTTGATTTGCTGCCTATTGGAGATGGCGGTGAGGGGACTGTGGCTTCCTTGATTTCTGCTATGAAGCTAAAAGAGTTTTGCCACTGGGTAACTGGACCTTTTGGCCAGCCAGTCGAAATGAAATATGCTAGACAAGACCAGCTAGCCCTTTTTGAAATGGCAGATTTAGTGGGACTGGCTTTAATTCCTAGAGAAAAACGCAATCCTTTAGGCTTGGAAACCAGAGGGCTGGGGGAGCTGATTCTTCATTTGGCCGAAAATGGAGTCAGGAAGATTCTGGTCGGTGTTGGAGGCTCGGCGACGAATGATGGGGGGATAGGTCTGGCAGCCAGTTTGGGTTATGAATTTTTTGATGAAAACAATCATCGACTACGACCGATCGGTTCCTCTTTAGGGAGAGTTGCTCGAATTTCTGCGGAACGTGTTCCAACTTGCTTGGATGATATAGAAATTGAGATTTTGACAGATGTTTCCAATCCTTTATGTGGTCAGCAGGGAGCAACGCAGGTCTTTGGACGACAGAAAGGCTTGTCTGAATGGCTTCTTTCATCTGTGGATCAGGAAATGAGGAAGTTCTATGAACTGGCCAATCCACAGATTTTTACCCAAGCTGGTGCTGGTGCAGGAGGGGGCATGGCAGCAGGGCTGGTCACATTTGCTAAGGGGAAAGTCGTGTCAGGAATTGACACCTGTCTGGATTTGCTGGATTTTGATCGCAGGGTTAAAGAAGCGGATTTAGTTGTTGTTGGTGAGGGGCGCATGGATAAGCAGTCTTTGGCAGGAAAGGCTCCAGTTGGAGTAGCAAGGCGGACGCCAAAAGAGATCCCTGTTCTTGCGATCTGTGGTAGTTTAGCAGCTGATTTGCCCCCATTTCCTAGGGAAAATATCCAGGCAGCTTTTCCAATTATTTCCCAAGTTGCGGATTTGGATGAAACCTTAGCCCAGGCGAGGGAAAATCTGGTTCGTACTGCTCGCAATATTGGCAATCTATTAGCCATCAAAAAAAGACTGGGACAAAAGTCCTAG